GCAATCTACGCATTTTGTCCACTTCTCCTGCCATTGATGCGGGAGACAATACAGCAGACTTAGACGGAAATGGAAGTGGCACACAGACGATTGCGGATGTACCTTTTGATTTGGCGGGCAATACACGCATTGTTGATTTTGATAAAGACAATACAGCTACGGTGGACATGGGAGCCTACGAAAAATTTATTTACCACGTCAATGCCAACACCCCCTGCACCACAGGCTGCAATGGCACAAGCTGGGCAACGGCTTTTGACCACCTTCAAGATGCCTTAGATGTAGCCGTTGACAACGATATAATCTGGGTAGCCGAAGGCACCTACTACCCCACCAAAGACGAGGATGGCAATGCCAATCCTTCCAACAACCGTTACAAAACCTTCCACATCAACCAAGACCTCGAAATATATGGCGGTTTTCCCAACTCGGGCAACCCCACCATGAACGACCGAAATCCCGATGCACATCCCACTATTTTGGACGGAGACTTAAATGGAGATGATGCCCCAAATTTATCGGGAACGGACTTAGTAAACGATCTTACTCGCCAAGACAATGCCTATACAGTGGTTTTTTCCTCCAATAGAACTGCTGCCTGTATCCTGTCGGGCTTCGACATTCGCAACGGAAATGCAACTATATCATTTAACAGCGAAGACGGTTCATCTGGCGGCGGAATGTATAATACCAATGGCAATCCCAGAATCTCACAGTCCAAATTTTACAACAATTCGGCAAATTATCGAGGCGGCGGAATGTCCATTTTTATTGGTAGCCCCAACATCTCACAATCTACCTTTTACAATAATTCGGCAACTTTTGCCGGCGGAATGTCCATTTATATTGGTAGCCCCAACATCTCACAATCCACCTTTTACAATAATTCGGCTGGTACCGGTGGCGGAATGTATAATGACAATAGCAATCCCAACATCTCACAGTCCAAATTTTACAATAATTCGGCAAATGTTGCCGGCGGAATATATAATGCTTACAGTACCCCTGTTTTAACCAATTGTAGTTTTTCCAAAAACGCAGCAGGTGGTGGAACTGGGGTGGTGTATAACTTTCAAAGTAACTCTTTATTCACCAACTGCATCCTTTGGGACAATGGCGGTGGAGCGGGAATTGTTGATGATCAAGCAACTACCACCGTCCATAGCAGCATCGTAGAAGGGGGATGGACAGGTGCAGGGGCAAACAACCTCAATCAAGACCCCTTATTCATTGATGCGGACAATGGTGACCTACGCATTTCGGCCTGTTCGCCAGCCATCGATGCGGGAGACAATACAGCAGACTTGGATGGATCGAAAAGTGGCACGCAGACGATAGCGGATCTACCTTTTGATTTGACGGGCAATGCCCGAATAGTAAACGCAATAGTGGATATGGGAGCCTATGAAGCCTCTGGCAATTTGATTTTGGAAAGCAACAGTCCTCTCTGTGTGGGTGAAGACCTTCAATTGACCCCTGTGGCCAGTAGTCAATTAAATTATCAATGGTCAGGCCCCGACAATTTCAACAGCATGGACGCAGCACCTGTCTTAACCAATGTTTCTGCAAGTATGTCAGGGAATTACTTCGTGACTGTCAGTGATGGAAATGGCTGTTCATCCATTGGTCAAGTCAGTGCAAACATTCTACCGACCGTCAGCTTCACTACTACAGCTGATATATGCCTCAATGCTGGCGTGCAGACCCTTAGTGGCGGAATACCCACAGGAGGCACTTACAGTGGCAGCGGCCTCGGCGTACTCGACAAAGGTGATGGAGAGACCTTTGACTTCAACCCAACTGCGGCAGGAATCGGAAAACATACCGTAACCTATACCTATTCCGATACCAATGGCTGCATAGGCAGTGCTACTGCCACGATTGAGGTATATACCCCCATTGCTTCCGCTTCCACAACGCCTATTTGCAACAATGGCAGCCCCGCCAACTTGACTGTCACTACCAATGCCAGTAATCCTAGCTATGTTTGGAGTTCAGGTACTTCAGGAAATAACAGTGCCAATGTCACCGTAAGCAACCCTGTAAACAATGCTAAATATACCGTCACCATTACAGATGGCAACCATTGCAGTCAAACAGCAGAAGTCACCTTAACTGTAAATCCTCTATCCACTCCCAACATCACGGGCAGTTTAATCTATTGCGCTTCCGACAACACAACCACTTTGGACGCTGGCATTTTGGTCCAGCTACAAATGGTCAAATGGCGAAACCTCACAAGTCATTGAAGCAAGTGAAGGTACTTACACCGTCACCGTTACCAACTCCAATGATTGCACAGGCACAGATGAAGTGACTGTCATTGAAAATGCCAATGCAGAACCTTCCATAAGCGGCGAATTGGAATATTGCGCCTCCGACAACACGACCACTTTGGACGCTGGCACTTGGTCCAGCTACAAATGGTCAAATGGCGAAACCTCACAAGTCATTGAAGCAAGTGAGGTACTTACACCGTCACCGTTACCAACTCCAATGATTGCACAGGCACAGATGAAGTGACTGTCATTGAAAATGCCAATGCAGAACCTTCCATAAGCGGCGAATTGGAATATTGCGCTTCCGACAATTTCACCTCTTTGGACGCTGGCACTTGGTCCAGCTACCAATGGTCAAATGGCGAAACCTCACAAGTCATTGAAGCAAGTGAAGGCACGTACACCGTTACCGTCACCAACTCCAGTGACTGCACAGGCACAGATGAGGTGACTGTCATTGAAAATGACAATGCAGAACCTATAATTTCGGGAGAATTGGAATATTGCGCCTCCAACAACACGACCACTTTGGACGCTGGCACTCGGGTCCAGCTACAATTGGTCGAATGGCGAAACCTCGCAAGTCATTGAAGCAAGTGAAGGCACTTACACCGTCACCGTTACCAACTCCAATGATTGCACAGGCACAGATGAAGTGACTGTCATTGAAAATGCCAATGCAGAACCTTCCATAAGCGGCGAATTGGAATATTGCGCTTCCGACAATTTCACTACTTTGGACGCTGGCACTTCCAGCTACAAATGGTCAAATGGCGAAACCTCACAAGTCATTGAAGCAAGTGAAGGCACTTACACCGTCACCGTTACCAACTCCAATGATTGCACAGGCACAGACGAGGTCACGGTTAGCGAAAATGAAAATGCAGAACCTTCCATAAGCGGCGAATTGGAATATTGCGCTTCCGACAATTTCACCTCTTTGGACGCTGGCACTTGGTCCAGCTACAATTGGTCGAATGGCGAAACCTCGCAAGTCATTGAAGCAAGTGAAGGCACGTACACCGTTACCGTCACCAACTCCAGTGACTGCACAGGCACAGATGAAGTGACTGTCATTGAAAATGCCAATGCAGAACCTTCCATAAGCGGCGAATTGGAATATTGCGCTTCCGACAATTTCACTACTTTGGACGCTGGCACTGGTCCAGCTACAAATGGTCAAATGGCGAAACCTCACAAGTCATTGAAACAAGTGAAGGCACGTACACCGTCACCGTCACCAACTCCAATAATTGCACAGGCACAGATGAGGTAACAGTCATTGAAAATGCCAATGCAGAACCTATAATTTCGGGAGAATTGGAATATTGCGCCTCCGACAACACGACCACTTTGGACGCTGGCACTTGGTCCAGCTACAATTGGTCAAATGGCGAAACCTCACAAGTCATTGAAGCAAGTGAAGGTACTTACACCGTCACCGTTACCAACTCCAATGATTGCACAGGCACAGATGAGGTAACAGTCATTGAAAATGCCAATGCAGAACCTATAATTTCGGGCGAATTGGAATATTGCGCCTCCGACAACACGACCACTTTGGACGCTGGCACTTGGTCCAGCTACAAATGGTCAAATGGCGAAAACCTCACAAGTCATTGAAGCAAGTGAAGGCACTTACACCGTCACCGTTACCAACTCCAATGATTGCACAGGCACAGATGAAGTGACTGTCATTGAAAATACCAATGCAGAACCTTCCATAAGCGGCGAATTACAATATTGCGCCTCCGACAACACGACTCTTTGGATGCTGGCACTTGGTCCAGCTACAAATGGTCAAATGGCGAAACCTCGCAAGTCATTGAAGCAAGTGAAGGCACGTACACCGTTACCGTCACCAACTCCAGTGACTGCACAGGCACAGATGAAGTGACTGTCATTGAAAATGCCAATGCAGAACCTTCCATAAGCGGCAAGAATATTCGCTTCCGACAATTTACTTTGGACGCTGGCACTTGGTCCAGCTACAAATGGTCAAATGGCGAAACATCGCAAGTCATTGAAGCAAGTGAAGGCACGTACACCGTTACCGTCACCAACTCCAGTGACTGCACAGGCACAGATGAAGTGACTGTCATTGAAAATGCCAATGCAGAGCCTGTCATTGCAGGAGCATTGGAATATTGCGCTTCCGACAATTTCACCACTTTGGACGCTGGCACTTGGTCCAGCTACCAATGGTCAAATGGTGAAACCTCGCAAGTCATTGAAGCAAGTGAAGGCACGTACACCGTCACCGTCACCAATGCCAATGATTGCACAGGTACAGATGAAGTTACTGTCATCGAAAATGCCAATGCAGAGCCTTCCGTAAGTGGTGAATTGGAGTATTGCGCTTCCGACAATACAACTACTTTGGACGCTGGAACTTGGTCAAGCTACAAATGGTCAAATGGTCAAACATCGCAAGTCATTGAAGCAAGTGAAGGCACGTACACCGTCACCGTCACCAATGCCAATGATTGCACAGGAACAAATGAAGTTACTGTCATCGAAAATGCCAATGCAGAACCTATAATTTCGGGCGAATTGGAATATTGCGCCTCCGACAATTTCACCACTTTGGACGCTGGCACTTGGTCCAGCTACCAATGGTCAAATGGTGAAACCTCGCAAGTCATTGAAGCAAGTGAAGGTACTTACACCGTCACCGTTACCAACTCCAATGATTGCACAGGTACAGATGAAGTGACTGTCATTGAAAATGCCAATGCAGAACCTATAATTTCGGGCGAATTGGAATATTGCGCCTCCGACAATACGACTACTTTGGATGCTGGCACTTGGTCCAGCTACCAATGGTCAAATGGCGAAACATCGCAAGTCATTGAAGCAAGTGAAGGCACGTACACCGTCACCGTTACCAACTCCAATGATTGCACAGGTACAGATGAAGTGACTGTCATTGAAAATGCCAATGCAGAACCTGTCATTATAGGAACCTTCGAGTATTGCAGAGGGCGAGAAGCAACTTTGGATGCGGGAACTTGGACAAGCTACCAATGGTCGAATGGCGAAACAGTCCAAAGTTTCTCCACTACTGCAACTGGCATTTACACCGTCACCGTCACCAATCAAAAAGGTTGTACAGGAACAGCAATGGCAGAGGTCATCGCAACTCCTTGTTTGGCAGAAGCAGGAACATTGACCACAAATGCCGAAACGATTTGTGCGGGTGGAAACATTGAAGTGGGTGCAACA
The Chitinophagales bacterium genome window above contains:
- a CDS encoding choice-of-anchor Q domain-containing protein; the protein is MNTNQSVILSALLLLSFLGYYPSAQAQTTYHINANTPCTTGCNGTSWATAFDHLQDALDVAATYDEIWVAEGTYYPTKDKNGNSNISNNRDKTFNINQDLEIYGGFPNSGNPTMNDRNPDAHPTILDGDLNGDDAPNLSETDLVNDLTRQDNAYTVVFSYNRTAACILSGFDIRNGNANVSPSNGEISSGGGMYITNGSPSISQSKFYNNSANNEGGGMYNRSGSPNISQSTFYNNSANNEGGGMYNNLGYPSISQSTFYNNSAGQGGGMYNYIGSATISQSTFHNNTAVQGGGMYNDSINPNISQCAFYNNAANQGGGMYNYSGNHNISQSTFYNNSAGQGGGIFNFFGSYNISQCTLYNNSANSQGGGMFNYYASPVLTNCSFSKNAAGVSGVVYNFQNSNPLFTNCILWDNGGGAGIVDDQATTTVHSSIVEGGWTGAGANNLNQDPLFIDADNGNLRILSTSPAIDAGDNTADLDGNGSGTQTIADVPFDLAGNTRIVDFDKDNTATVDMGAYEKFIYHVNANTPCTTGCNGTSWATAFDHLQDALDVAVDNDIIWVAEGTYYPTKDEDGNANPSNNRYKTFHINQDLEIYGGFPNSGNPTMNDRNPDAHPTILDGDLNGDDAPNLSGTDLVNDLTRQDNAYTVVFSSNRTAACILSGFDIRNGNATISFNSEDGSSGGGMYNTNGNPRISQSKFYNNSANYRGGGMSIFIGSPNISQSTFYNNSATFAGGMSIYIGSPNISQSTFYNNSAGTGGGMYNDNSNPNISQSKFYNNSANVAGGIYNAYSTPVLTNCSFSKNAAGGGTGVVYNFQSNSLFTNCILWDNGGGAGIVDDQATTTVHSSIVEGGWTGAGANNLNQDPLFIDADNGDLRISACSPAIDAGDNTADLDGSKSGTQTIADLPFDLTGNARIVNAIVDMGAYEASGNLILESNSPLCVGEDLQLTPVASSQLNYQWSGPDNFNSMDAAPVLTNVSASMSGNYFVTVSDGNGCSSIGQVSANILPTVSFTTTADICLNAGVQTLSGGIPTGGTYSGSGLGVLDKGDGETFDFNPTAAGIGKHTVTYTYSDTNGCIGSATATIEVYTPIASASTTPICNNGSPANLTVTTNASNPSYVWSSGTSGNNSANVTVSNPVNNAKYTVTITDGNHCSQTAEVTLTVNPLSTPNITGSLIYCASDNTTTLDAGILVQLQMVKWRNLTSH